A window of the Hypomesus transpacificus isolate Combined female chromosome 22, fHypTra1, whole genome shotgun sequence genome harbors these coding sequences:
- the LOC124483814 gene encoding chemerin-like receptor 1 — protein MDFEYEPYGDYTAYNETNETFTASPMTFSYPKSFLMETLVTINIIICLVGLIGNGIVIWISGYKMKKTVNTTWHLSLAISDFLFCACLPFNIFYTATLHWPFGLAMCKLASSALFLNMFSSVFLLVLISVDRCVIIVFPIWSQNHRTVGKAVVAVVLMWVLSAALTVPSLVHRQIKTVGTATECHTDYGLSHSTVAVTRFVCGFLIPFLVILCCCSILFVKLRSLTLKSKKPFKVIAGLVLAFFVCWVPFHSFVLLELHLEIVTVEAIQTGLKLGGTLASANSFLNPILYVFIGNDFRRTLKRSVFWRIENAMAEDARTDARNPSKSMESLGKSIPFV, from the coding sequence ATGGATTTTGAGTACGAACCTTATGGGGATTACACTGCATACAATGAGACTAATGAGACATTCACTGCTTCTCCAATGACATTTAGTTACCCCAAGTCTTTTCTGATGGAAACTCTAGTGACAATAAACATCATTATATGCCTGGTGGGACTCATCGGAAATGGTATTGTCATCTGGATCTCTGGTTATAagatgaaaaaaactgtaaacaccaccTGGCACCTCAGCCTGGCCATCTCTGACTTCCTGTtctgtgcctgcctgccctTCAACATATTTTACACAGCCACCTTGCACTGGCCCTTTGGACTGGCCATGTGCAAACTAGCTTCTTCTGCCCTGTTTCTTAACATGTTCAGTAGTGTCTTCCTTCTGGTTCTGATAAGTGTCGATCGCTGTGTGATTATCGTATTCCCAATCTGGTCACAGAACCACCGAACTGTTGGGAAGGCCGTGGTGGCGGTGGTCCTAATGTGGGTCCTCTCGGCTGCCCTGACTGTCCCCTCGCTGGTCCACCGACAAATCAAGACTGTCGGCACGGCCACGGAGTGCCACACGGACTATGGGTTGAGTCACAGCACAGTGGCTGTCACACGATTCGTATGCGGTTTCTTGATTCCTTTTCTGGTcattctctgctgctgctccatTCTGTTTGTGAAGTTGAGAAGTCTGACTCTGAAATCGAAGAAACCTTTCAAGGTCATCGCGGGCCTGGTCTTGGCCTTCTTTGTGTGCTGGGTGCCTTTTCACTCCTTTGTCCTGCTGGAGTTACACTTGGAGATTGTCACAGTGGAGGCCATCCAGACTGGGTTGAAATTGGGGGGCACTTTAGCCTCAGCAAACAGCTTTCTGAACCCCATACTGTACGTCTTCATAGGCAATGACTTTAGGCGCACCCTGAAGAGGTCTGTTTTTTGGAGGATAGAAAATGCAATGGCAGAAGATGCTCGCACAGATGCTCGTAACCCTTCAAAATCTATGGAAAG